One Anopheles marshallii chromosome 3, idAnoMarsDA_429_01, whole genome shotgun sequence genomic region harbors:
- the LOC128712090 gene encoding uncharacterized protein LOC128712090 yields the protein MNHKMGLNMFLLGLVLSNLVICTWAYPQQYQQHTVEQRKFAEKPNAIKKVALDDIDEIQTNQIQEGGFSWSNMLGLLMQMIFNGGGGGGGNVPTKSDDIDNGVSSFGQSPWANVISVGLKIITTLLGGGGAGDGIDKVDNGGSPMQNVLAAVFTAMFGAKDPDQVNTMAKQAGEFINIVVNLLDALKTSFSHRSLTARNLGKKDVISDATVASLSMMKGYVRSTRNADDRCMQKFLCEANIDCMGAIGGSSIFCQLGSYATSYILERQTGKSFESFYEAGRNGRSGFDCRQLYLECNEV from the exons ATGAATCACAAAATGGGACTAAACATGTTTCTTTTGGGGCTCGTGTTAAGTAATCTGGTGATATGTACCTGGGCATATCCGCAACAGTACCAGCAACATACGGTGGAGCAGAGAAAGTTTGCGGAAAAACCGAACGCCATTAAGAAAGTGGCTCTCGACGATATCGATGAGATACAGACCAATCAGATACAAGAAGGTGGCTTTTCGTGGTCCAACATGCTTGGACTGCTGATGCAAATGATTTTCAACGGGggaggtggtggcggcggAAACGTACCGACCAAATCTGACGACATTGATAACGGTGTGTCATCGTTCGGCCAGTCACCGTGGGCGAATGTGATTTCAGTTGGATTGAAGATTATCACTACCCTGcttggtggtggcggtgctgGCGATGGCATTGATAAAGTGGACAATGGTGGATCTCCGATGCAG AACGTTCTAGCTGCAGTATTCACAGCCATGTTTGGCGCCAAAGATCCGGACCAAGTAAATACGATGGCAAAACAGGCTGGAGAG tttATTAACATCGTCGTAAATCTGCTGGATGCTCTGAAGACATCATTTTCACATCGCTCGTTAACCGCACGAAATCTAGGAAAGAAGGACGTGATCAGCGATGCCACCGTGGCCAGTTTGAGCATGATGAAGGGCTACGTACGCAGCACACGCAATGCCGACGATCGTTGCATGCAAAAGTTTCTTTGTGAAGCAAATATTGACTGCATGGGGGCGATTGGCGGCTCAAGCATATTTTGTCAACTAGGCTC TTATGCTACAAGCTACATTCTAGAGCGACAGACAGGTAAATCGTTCGAAAGCTTTTATGAGGCTGGAAGGAATGGACGCTCTGGTTTCGATTGCCGACAGCTGTACCTGGAGTGCAACGAAGTATAA